The sequence below is a genomic window from Lycium ferocissimum isolate CSIRO_LF1 chromosome 9, AGI_CSIRO_Lferr_CH_V1, whole genome shotgun sequence.
atatgttttgatatgagaaatatgttatgatatggTTTGCTATGagaaatatgttatgatatgatattatgcTCAACCTCCGGGAGATTATACCGGATTGTAGTGAGCAGTATATGGAACTCGCGAGTTTCCCATGTGTCATGGCTCTGTGGCAAAGCCCTTAGCATGTGTATATCAAGTTTTTGCTCTGGCCAATTGTATTGCATATCACTTGCATTCCTATCatccttattttattatgtCGATTTCATGATATATCCATGTgatttgatgaaaatatttGACCTTATGCCTGTAATTGATATTACGTGAACTTGTATTAATTAAAATCGAATGGACTATTAGCTGAAGCTAAGAAGAAAGATTTAAGCTTGTAAACCCCATTTAATTATGAAAAGGGGTGAAAATGTGATTTAAACAACTCTTAATCATTTTGTGTTTTTATATTGTCTATGTGTGTTTCTTCATTGTCGTTCTATGATGTTTACGGGTACTAGTGTTGTACGcatactacacttgctgcacttttgtGCAGATACGGATCCGCATTCCAGTTTGTGATTTCGTGGCTGATCGCAAGGCGGTGATTCGAGACATCCAGGGTGAGCTACATTCTCACCCGTGGCCCTTGGGActctcttcctatttactttTTGTACTCGATTTATACACACAGTTTATTTCGTCCCACGGGACTTATATTTTAGATTTTTGTTATGCTCTTGTACGAATTAGATTAGATTTTGGGGATACGCTATGTGGGCTTTGTAGTATTTATATAATTGAGACTTAAGATAATCTTGTCATTATGtatttctttctcttacttGATAATATTTATCTAAGCAATTGTGAATGGTTCGCCTTCCGGGCGGATAGTGTTGGTGCCATGATGACTGtgatttgggttgtgacaataaatgctcataaagttaaattccTAAAGTGAGTTTTGGGGACAAGCTAGGGGGATTTTTATGTATTCTTTACCTTTATAAAAGCCCACAACACACCATCAAAATAACTTTGtcattttattctttcttttcttttggtctCCATAAAAACCTGCTACTATTTATCCTCCTGTTTGGCGTGTTTTGCTCAGGCAGAAGGTAatacacttccttccatttgGACACAATTAGTTTTTTCTGGCAATTTGTTATTTAGGGGCTGTATTTAGGGGATAATGTATAATTTTAATATTCTCTTTATTTTAAGTTATGTGTGACACTTTATTTCTTACTGGgttaagaaaaaatattactTATAATCTTAAAATCAATTCAATGTTAAAAATTAATTGAAGGTCAGCCAATTTCAAATAACCCAGGCTGAGACTAGCATAATATATATGATTTAGAAAATgggttttaacttttaaatactAATTGTGGAAGATAAGTTTCACACTCAGACAACCCAATGAAGAAGTAAAAGTATGTTTTCGCTATGTAAAATTTTAAATAGTTAATGCGAGATGCATTAACGATGCTAGACACATAACGGGATTTACAAAATAGGCTTGGCAACACTCCCTAGCCCTTAACAATTTAGCGATTAATTTATTCAGGGTTAGAAATCTTatagatttttcaaaaatttaaagagCATTCCCAAAATGATGgagtacaatatatatatatatatatatatataacatgaaagCATGTTAAGAAGGAAATGACCAGTATATATACTACAataatactcccttcgtcccatttTATATGAAGTTGTTTGACCAGGCAcgcaatttaaaaaataaaggaagacttttgaaatttatgatttaaaaaattcataGAAATTTGTGTAGCCAGAAATCATTTCATCAAAGGTAAAAATGTAAATTTAAAGTtgtgttactaaatatagaaaggtatcattctttttttgactgattaaaaaggaaagagtgtcgtataaattgggacagaaggaatatttattttttaataggtGACACTCTAGTATCTCTTGTTTATTAAAGATCCACCATCCACAACCTCTGCGGTTAAGATCTCAATTATGAACTCACATTCTGGAGTTGAAGGATTAATTGTGCTGATCTCAGCGCCTATCAATTCGCATTTATGTATATTCTGATTTGCCGTTTGGTAACGTATATTGTATGCATAAGAGACCTTCTGTGTAAAACTGAGGCGATCACAAGTTGCACCAGCGCCCAAGGAACTACAGTCTGAGGTGTAACAGGCGTACCCGTAATCTTGCAACACTAGCGTCTCGTTGTGATCGGTCTTACCATCAAACACACACCATCTGCTTGGCAACAGCACTATACCTGTtcaggatatatatatatacatataatatatgtatatatatagctaagAAGTCAAGAGTTTTAAATTTCACTAAcacaccaaaaagaaaaagaaattaacccATGGAAGAGAATTAGAATACACGTATTGAGACATAATATAGTTAAAGAGAAGGGGGTTCGGACCCCCTCGGCTATgcctggctccgcctctgctATGATCCACTACCTAGATAATTATAAAGCTAAATTATTCTATGTTAAGGTACTATGAGAATGCCAGCTCTATGAATGCGTAAGTGCAACACAGATGGAGCAAGTGGAGGTAATCTAGATGTGAGTGCATATGCTTTCTGGGTGAGAGATCATATAggtgatcatatatatatatatatatacacaccagcACAACAAATACAGAGGATAACAAACATGAAATCAAAAGTTGTTGCAATAAGGCAAACTCTTCAGTACTACCAGAAATATGACATTAGTGTAGTGATGATAGAAATTGACGCAAAACTGCTGCAACAGAACATTCAAAGGAACTGGAAACAACATTGGGAACTAATAGAGTTGATTGAGGAGATCTAACATGATATGGTTACATGTCGAGCTCGTATTACATATATAGTCAGAGAAGGAAACAACTTGTAGATTACGTAGCCAACCATGCTCTGGAGACATCATATAAGCTACCGGCAGAAGACTTTGAGGAATTTCCAAAAATggggagagaaaaaaaatactcaaaCATGAATAAAGCTCAAGTTCCATACTTGACAatcaaaatatggaaaatagtTCAAGACAGTTCAGAAAAATGGAGCTCTACTGGAAACTTTTCACACTCTTAATGATAATTATTTACACTTCAAAGAAGGATCAACACTATACAGTTAGCTTAGCACCATGTAAAGTTGATTTGATGATTTTCTTCATCAAGTTAACTATAGCTCTTCTTTTTTACTGCTAGCTCTAATTTTGGACACTATGTAATACTAGTTACTTTTCATTTCAGTTTTTTTATGATTAACAAAAAAGTTCTGTTAGGTTCCTACCTAACAGaataaaaaatttccaaaaaagggTAATAACCATAATTTTATTATGTAATGTTAGTACCtttcaaaaataattataattataaattaagaaaatattagaCACAATTTGAAACCTAATTCcgttgtaaataattttttttttcctgattttGAACTATTTCCTTTCCAGTCTACTACTTTTCTCTCTCTATCGTCAATACTGCCATTACAACATTAGAAAACTACATTGTTGCAGTTCTTAGGTtgtctctctttttcttccttaaatTCTTGTTCAGTTCATCTATCGTTCTTGTTCCATTGAGACCTAATTCATGACATTATcattcataagaaaataatgtGTAAGAGGGAATTAGATAATATGAAGAAGAGGTTGGAAGGGATGGAAGATATATGGAGAaaattatccatattctctGATAACTAAACATTTTAGATGAGATGATCACACAATTCAACGTAAGTAGTACCTTTGGCGACAGAAGGTTTGATATCTCGGTCTTGCATGGTGAAATCAATTTTATACTTTGGTTGACCATCGAGTTTATAGATACCCCAATGTCGCTGATAAGGGCCGTATTCTAGCTCATTCTTATTCTCATCAGTTAAGGATTGAAGATACATACTTATATCCCTATTTGGGCGTAGTGGAGTTCCTTCCTTCCTTGCAATATATTTCAAAAGGCCACGATAAAATCTTTCAGCATTTTCCACATTTGCACCAATGTATCCATCTGTAGGCCAACCAATTTGCCCGATAATAATCTCCATATCACCATAACCTACCTTTGTTAGAGCACAAACAAGCGTATCATAAATGAAAGTGAAGACATTATTGTAGGTGTTATTGCCATCTATGATTTTGAACTTGGATTTATTATCGAAGAAAGCAAAGTCTGCATCAAATCCGTATCTATAAATCGTATAGATTGGGAAAACGTTGATAACGAAAGGGCCACCAGTTTTGTTAATGTAATCGAGGAATTCAATCATTTCGTCCTTTATATCTTCTCGAAAATCACCTTCTGATGGCTTGTTCACTTTTATTAAGACATCCGTGAAATGGGGAGTTGTAACTTTGAGATCTCGTAGGTTAAAACCATCAAGAGAATCTCTAGTCATATTCAGGAAATGAACAATATTGTTAAATCGATCTCTCTTATATAATGATTTCAGAAAAGGTTCGTTCCCCACGTACAAATACCTACAAATCGATAAGTTATGTATGAGTCGAGTTCAAATCTAGCAATGAGACAAAAATATTGAATTTGGTGAAAATAATTGAGGAATAAAATTCCAATGGATAGAAAAATAATAGATGGTTTGTTAATAGAATTACCCTATATTTCATGTGCTGATATAAAGTAGCAAGTATATATCAAACGACATTGTCGAGGTGGGGTTTAGGTGATTCGAACACTATCAGTATAGAAAAAAGTAGAAAT
It includes:
- the LOC132029419 gene encoding glucan endo-1,3-beta-glucosidase 8-like isoform X1, which translates into the protein MYKIISSLWIYLFMLLIFLSSGIHVGAYLAVNWGRMSTQKFVPSMVVDLLLQNRISGLRIFQPSFNVLDALADTNIGVIITIQARFLQAMKEKKQLDDFIYDRVKQYIDKGVKFRYLYVGNEPFLKSLYKRDRFNNIVHFLNMTRDSLDGFNLRDLKVTTPHFTDVLIKVNKPSEGDFREDIKDEMIEFLDYINKTGGPFVINVFPIYTIYRYGFDADFAFFDNKSKFKIIDGNNTYNNVFTFIYDTLVCALTKVGYGDMEIIIGQIGWPTDGYIGANVENAERFYRGLLKYIARKEGTPLRPNRDISMYLQSLTDENKNELEYGPYQRHWGIYKLDGQPKYKIDFTMQDRDIKPSVAKGIVLLPSRWCVFDGKTDHNETLVLQDYGYACYTSDCSSLGAGATCDRLSFTQKVSYAYNIRYQTANQNIHKCELIGAEISTINPSTPECEFIIEILTAEVVDGGSLINKRY
- the LOC132029419 gene encoding glucan endo-1,3-beta-glucosidase 8-like isoform X2, with translation MYKIISSLWIYLFMLLIFLSSGIHVGAYLAVNWGRMSTQKFVPSMVVDLLLQNRISGLRIFQPSFNVLDALADTNIGVIITIQARFLQAMKEKKQLDDFIYDRVKQYIDKGVKFRYLYVGNEPFLKSLYKRDRFNNIVHFLNMTRDSLDGFNLRDLKVTTPHFTDVLIKVNKPSEGDFREDIKDEMIEFLDYINKTGGPFVINVFPIYTIYRYGFDADFAFFDNKSKFKIIDGNNTYNNVFTFIYDTLVCALTKVGYGDMEIIIGQIGWPTDGYIGANVENAERFYRGLLKYIARKEGTPLRPNRDISMYLQSLTDENKNELEYGPYQRHWGIYKLDGQPKYKIDFTMQDRDIKPSVAKAIYIHILYVYIYILNRYSAVAKQMVCV